The Globicephala melas chromosome 20, mGloMel1.2, whole genome shotgun sequence genome contains a region encoding:
- the CCR7 gene encoding C-C chemokine receptor type 7, which produces MDLGKPMKSVLVVALLVIFQVCLCQDEVTDDYVGDNTTVDYTLYESVCFKKDVRNFKAWFLPVMYSIICFMGLLGNGLVMLTYIYFKRLKTMTDTYLLNLAVADILFLLTLPFWAYSAAKSWVFGVHVCKLIFGIYKISFFSGMLLLLCISIDRYVAIVQAVSAHRHRARVLLISKLSCVGIWLLAVVLSSPELLYSGIQRSSTEQALRCSLITERVEALITIRVAQMVVGFLIPLVAMSFCYLLIIRTLLQARNFERNKAIKVIIAVVVVFVAFQLPYNGVVLAQTVANFNITGGTSCELSKQLNIAYDVTYSLACIRCCVNPFLYAFIGVKFRSDLFKLFKDLGCLSQERLRQWSACRHARRSSMSVEAETTTTFSP; this is translated from the exons GGAAGCCAATGAAGAGCGTGCTGGTGGTGGCCCTGCTCGTCATCTTCCAG GTGTGCCTGTGCCAGGATGAGGTCACGGACGATTACGTCGGAGACAACACCACAGTGGACTACACACTGTACGAGTCCGTGTGCTTCAAGAAGGACGTGCGGAACTTTAAAGCCTGGTTCCTCCCGGTCATGTACTCCATCATTTGCTTCATGGGCCTGCTGGGCAACGGGCTGGTCATGCTGACCTACATCTATTTCAAGAGGCTCAAGACCATGACCGATACCTACCTGCTCAACCTGGCCGTGGCGGACATCCTCTTCCTCCTGACCCTTCCCTTCTGGGCGTACAGTGCGGCCAAGTCCTGGGTCTTCGGGGTCCACGTCTGCAAGCTCATCTTTGGCATCTACAAGATTAGCTTCTTCAGCGGCATGCTCCTGCTTCTCTGCATCAGCATCGACCGCTACGTCGCCATCGTCCAGGCCGTCTCGGCCCACCGCCACCGTGCCCGCGTCCTTCTCATCAGCAAGCTCTCCTGCGTGGGCATCTGGCTGTTGGCCGTGGTGCTCTCCAGCCCAGAGCTGCTGTACAGCGGCATTCAGAGGAGCAGCACGGAGCAAGCGCTGCGGTGCTCCCTCATCACCGAGCGCGTGGAGGCCCTGATCACCATCCGGGTGGCCCAGATGGTGGTAGGCTTTCTGATCCCCCTGGTGGCCATGAGCTTCTGCTACCTCCTCATCATCCGCACCCTGCTCCAGGCGCGCAACTTCGAGCGCAACAAGGCCATCAAGGTGATCATTGCCGTGGTCGTGGTCTTCGTAGCCTTCCAGCTGCCCTACAACGGGGTGGTCCTGGCCCAGACGGTGGCCAACTTCAACATCACCGGCGGCACCAGCTGCGAGCTCAGCAAGCAGCTCAACATCGCCTACGACGTCACCTACAGCCTGGCCTGCATCCGCTGCTGCGTCAACCCTTTCTTGTACGCCTTCATCGGCGTCAAGTTCCGCAGCGACCTCTTCAAGCTCTTCAAGGACCTAGGCTGCCTCAGCCAGGAGCGGCTCCGGCAGTGGTCCGCCTGCCGGCACGCCCGGCGGTCCTCCATGAGCGTGGAGGCTGAGACCACCACCACCTTCTCCCCGTAG